A single region of the Carassius auratus strain Wakin unplaced genomic scaffold, ASM336829v1 scaf_tig00216959, whole genome shotgun sequence genome encodes:
- the LOC113099547 gene encoding leucine-rich repeat, immunoglobulin-like domain and transmembrane domain-containing protein 3 has translation MYRLLVAQVLLSCWSVAQPFCPSQCTCVYHGRGDGTGSRSVLCNDPDMSDIPVNVPLDTVKLRVEKTAVRRVPTEAFYYLSELRYLWITYNSVTSVDPGSFYNLKVLHELRLDGNMIAIFPWESLKEMPSLRTLDLHNNRLTSIPVEAAPYLVNITYLDISSNKLTTLPSDLVDIWPPFSGILPSANASQKIVLGLQDNPWYCDCRISKLIELSKMASIPVVLMDQVLTCSGPENLAGVLFQRAELDQCLKPSVRVSATKITSSLGSNVLLRCDATGLPTPTLLWTRADGTAVDNTVVQESPGEGVRWSILSLHIITFKDAGNYRCKAKNVAGNAEEYITLSVDGVQASTPSPPLNMTKRPDDQPVTSFAGTRMPLYTTLTPALTTRAAMTTMPPLTTRKSPGPGGGIQRSPPAGDKPAKIQQSKGGKGSMMSEKSKKKADLKDIEVVEVTSNTAVLLWRAEGLPSNTPLTMFYFPYDAKDDKETVEAEVGQGKLLLEYLMPNQVYTVCLVAKGSVSGKEQCVDFTTLDNGEEDGQNKVLMIASGIACAFAVPLIVVLLYKILCLCCKGNSSRNNGPDDDLSKETYVKFETLTMKQRTLNGQANDLWARRQTQESERMLLCSRSSIDSQMTYKSDSSRSEYLC, from the exons ATGTATCGTCTGCTGGTGGCCCAGGTTCTCCTGAGCTGCTGGAGTGTGGCACAACCCTTCTGTCCTTCCCAGTGCACCTGTGTGTACCACGGACGCGGCGATGGCACTGGCAGCAG GTCTGTTCTATGCAATGACCCTGACATGTCAGATATTCCAGTCAACGTCCCTTTAGACACAGTCAAGCTGCGGGTGGAGAAGACAGCTGTGCGTCGAGTGCCTACGGAGGCCTTCTATTACCTGTCAGAGTTACGCTACCTGTGGATAACATACAATTCAGTCACCTCTGTGGATCCCGGCAGTTTCTACAATCTGAAAGTGCTCCATGAGCTACGGCTGGATGGGAACATGATCGCTATCTTTCCCTGGGAGTCTCTAAAAGAAATGCCCAGTCTGAGGACACTGGACCTGCACAACAACCGCTTGACTAGTATTCCTGTGGAGGCAGCACCTTACCTAGTGAACATCACCTACCTAGACATTTCTAGTAACAAGCTAACTACCCTTCCCTCTGACCTGGTGGACATCTGGCCTCCATTTTCAGGCATCCTGCCCAGTGCCAATGCTTCACAAAAGATTGTTCTTG GTCTACAGGACAACCCCTGGTACTGTGACTGTCGGATTTCCAAGCTCATTGAGTTGTCTAAGATGGCCAGCATACCTGTGGTGTTGATGGATCAGGTTCTGACATGCAGTGGACCAGAGAACTTAGCTGGCGTTCTGTTCCAGCGGGCTGAACTGGATCAGTGCCTCAAGCCATCAGTTAGGGTTTCAGCAACTAAGATCACTTCATCACTGGGCAGCAATGTGCTTCTGCGGTGTGACGCCACTGGTTTGCCTACTCCCACCCTTCTCTGGACCAGAGCTGATGGAACAGCAGTCGACAACACAG TTGTGCAGGAATCTCCAGGCGAGGGGGTCCGTTGGTCCATCCTCAGTTTGCACATCATCACATTTAAAGATGCAGGCAATTACCGCTGCAAGGCCAAGAATGTCGCTGGAAATGCTGAGGAGTACATCACCTTGTCTGTGGATGGGGTGCAGGCCTCAACACCTTCCCCTCCGCTAAACATGACCAAGCGGCCTGACGATCAACCCGTAACTTCTTTTGCAGGGACTAGGATGCCTTTGTATACTACCTTAACCCCTGCGCTCACAACCAGAGCTGCCATGACCACAATGCCACCTCTGACAACCAGGAAGAGTCCGGGACCAGGTGGAGGAATTCAGAGGTCCCCACCTGCTGGAGACAAGCCAGCTAAGATCCAGCAAAGCAAGGGTGGCAAGGGCTCAATGATGAGCGAAAAGTCCAAAAAGAAAGCTGATCTCAAAGACATTGAGGTAGTGGAGGTGACTAGCAACACGGCGGTCTTACTGTGGAGGGCTGAAGGTTTGCCAAGCAACACACCTTTAACAATGTTCTACTTTCCATATGATGCGAAAGACGATAAGGAGACGGTCGAAGCAGAAGTCGGTCAAGGGAAGCTGCTCTTGGAATATCTGATGCCTAACCAGGTCTACACGGTGTGTTTGGTTGCTAAGGGTTCGGTGTCTGGGAAAGAGCAATGTGTGGATTTCACCACTCTAGATAATGGTGAAGAAGATGGGCAGAACAAAGTCCTGATGATTGCCAGTGGGATCGCATGTGCATTTGCAGTGCCTCTCATTGTGGTGTTGCTCTACAAGATCTTATGTCTCTGCTGTAAAGGAAACAGTAGTAGAAACAATGGACCAGATGATGACCTTTCAAAAGAGACGTATGTAAAGTTTGAGACGCTCACCATGAAACAAAGGACTCTGAACGGGCAAGCCAATGATCTTTGGGCGAGAAGGCAGACTCAGGAGTCAGAGAGGATGCTCCTGTGCTCACGGTCAAGCATTGACTCTCAAATGACGTACAAGAGTGACAGCTCTAGATCCGAGTATCTGTGCTAA